The proteins below are encoded in one region of Hordeum vulgare subsp. vulgare chromosome 3H, MorexV3_pseudomolecules_assembly, whole genome shotgun sequence:
- the LOC123445388 gene encoding probable ribonuclease P/MRP protein subunit POP5: MVHFKNRYMVMEVFIDASRGEADPVILTQLNITKVIRDSIQLNFGECGLAASLGSFQVKYVNPLTKICVIRVSREDHQKVWAAITMVRNIGKIPVSFNLLDVSGSIRACKKAALECEEAKFEQYKLAACDGITPEIIESVQSCFGKLKGLDS; the protein is encoded by the exons ATGGTTCATTTCAAGAACAGGTACATGGTGATGGAGGTCTTCATCGACGCGAGCAGAGGAGAGGCTGATCCCGTCATCCTCACCCAGCTCAACATAACCAAAGTTATCAGAGACAGCATCCAGCTCAACTTTGGGGAGTGTGGCCTCGCTGCATCTCTTGGGTCATTTCAAG TGAAGTATGTAAATCCTCTGACGAAGATTTGCGTAATACGAGTGTCGCGTGAAGATCACCAAAAAGTTTGGGCTGCTATCACAATGGTGAGGAACATTGGGAAGATCCCTGTGTCGTTCAACCTCTTGGATGTGAGTG GAAGTATCAGGGCCTGCAAGAAAGCCGCATTGGAGTGCGAAGAAGCGAAGTTTGAGCAGTACAAGCTGGCTGCTTGTGATGGTATCACGCCGGAGATCATCGAGTCCGTGCAGAGTTGCTTTGGCAAACTTAAGGGGCTAGATAGCTAG
- the LOC123440829 gene encoding E3 ubiquitin-protein ligase SIRP1-like: MEAAARGDGDDPLIPVRPAWWHRNRGFVRSRAATLSRRPAAEAERGREPASKKSMADLLVPPAAEVRDLDCAVCLEDLVAGGRKLRKMGCSHSFHQRCIFRWLHVSRLCPVCRFPMPSRPDGEHVGDEVERELAAEEEDAADEEKVASTEEGSSATEERSEGSSSE; encoded by the coding sequence ATGGAGGCAGCGGCAAGGGGGGATGGCGACGACCCCCTCATCCCCGTCCGCCCCGCGTGGTGGCACCGTAACCGGGGCTTCGTACGGAGTCGCGCGGCGACGCTGAGCAGGCGACCCGCCGCCGAGGCGGAGCGTGGCAGAGAGCCGGCCTCCAAGAAGTCCATGGCGGACCTGCTCGTGCCGCCGGCGGCGGAGGTGCGGGATCTGGATTGCGCGGTCTGCCTTGAGGACCTGGTGGCCGGAGGCAGGAAGCTCAGGAAGATGGGCTGCTCCCACTCCTTCCACCAGCGCTGCATCTTCCGCTGGCTGCACGTCAGCCGGCTCTGCCCGGTGTGCCGCTTCCCGATGCCCTCCCGGCCCGACGGCGAGCACGTCGGCGACGAGGTGGAGCGGGAGCTCGCGGCTGAGGAGGAAGATGCTGCTGATGAGGAAAAGGTTGCATCAACTGAAGAAGGTTCATCAGCGACTGAAGAACGTTCGGAAGGTTCATCGAGTGAGTGA
- the LOC123442125 gene encoding uncharacterized protein LOC123442125: protein MAAAASTEFPMPLTSPDLPPVKGKKKGRPAMVGAGWSSLPYDLLRQIAGSFLATNDVDCYVGLRAVCHHWRSAIDDPKTDASDSRFHPRRWIILDDDEVSKSDTRRLLVNTTTGRFLHKELPLLRNYYVVATTPCGFFVLADRSPPRTAHLLNPLTGAMAPVPSEGEVAAAVWFGLPLPPPAGSSTSELTKALGSIGGLMKVHHVQPPGKFISGDPLVSGHANDGRRCFFMEFAGQLLIIVKLERLIRVLRLEATSDKLVCLRDISNYAIFIGHQRCLAVCADKFPSVEANCVYYTKHQRSSARICKYSLKDDKTEMISEADDFVKQGRQFALVAHRPFTIIQLLSSYTINVRDSELASQQAT, encoded by the coding sequence ATGGCGGCGGCCGCGTCCACTGAATTTCCAATGCCCTTGACCAGCCCGGATCTTCCACCGGTCAAAGGGAAGAAGAAGGGCCGTCCGGCCATGGTGGGTGCAGGCTGGTCCTCACTCCCATACGACCTCCTCCGCCAAATCGCCGGCTCCTTCCTCGCCACCAACGACGTGGACTGCTACGTGGGCTTGCGCGCCGTATGCCACCACTGGCGCTCTGCCATCGACGACCCAAAGACCGACGCCTCCGATTCCCGGTTCCACCCGCGCCGGTGGATCATCCTCGACGACGACGAGGTCTCCAAGAGCGACACGCGCCGCCTGCTGGTCAATACCACCACCGGCCGGTTCCTCCACAAGGAGCTCCCGCTGCTCCGCAACTACTACGTCGTCGCCACCACGCCTTGCGGCTTCTTCGTGCTGGCAGACAGGAGCCCTCCTCGCACTGCCCACCTCTTGAACCCTCTCACCGGCGCCATGGCGCCGGTGCCGTCCGAGGGGGAGGTCGCCGCCGCCGTTTGGTTTGGCCTGCCTCTGCCACCACCGGCCGGTTCCTCCACAAGCGAGTTAACTAAAGCGCTTGGCAGCATCGGTGGTTTGATGAAGGTGCATCACGTCCAGCCGCCTGGCAAGTTTATCTCCGGCGATCCTCTTGTGAGCGGACATGCAAACGACGGCCGCCGGTGTTTCTTTATGGAATTTGCCGGACAGCTGCTCATCATCGTCAAGCTAGAGAGACTCATTAGGGTTCTCAGGTTGGAGGCCACGAGTGACAAGCTTGTGTGTTTGAGAGACATCAGCAACTATGCCATCTTCATCGGTCATCAGAGGTGCCTGGCTGTCTGCGCCGATAAGTTCCCGTCCGTTGAGGCAAACTGCGTCTACTACACCAAACACCAGCGTTCGTCGGCTCGCATCTGCAAGTATAGCCTAAAGGACGACAAAACAGAGATGATCTCTGAAGCCGATGATTTTGTGAAGCAGGGCAGGCAGTTTGCCCTCGTTGCTCATCGTCCTTTCACCATCATCCAACTTCTCTCGAGCTACACCATCAATGTCCGGGATTCTGAACTGGCCTCACAGCAAGCCACATAA